A single Nomascus leucogenys isolate Asia chromosome 14, Asia_NLE_v1, whole genome shotgun sequence DNA region contains:
- the LOC100585005 gene encoding LOW QUALITY PROTEIN: keratin, type I cytoskeletal 16-like (The sequence of the model RefSeq protein was modified relative to this genomic sequence to represent the inferred CDS: inserted 1 base in 1 codon) produces MSTCSRQFTSSSSMKGSCGIGGGSSCISSVLAKGSCHAPSTYXGGLSVSSSCLSSGGACGLGGGYGGGFGSSSSFGSGFGGGYGGGLGAGFGGGFAGGDGLLVGSEKVTMQNLNDCLASYLDEVRALEEANADLEVKIRDWYQRQQPSEIKDYSPYFKTIEDLRNTIIAATIENVQPILQIDNVRLAAGDFRTKYEHELALRQTVEADVNGLCRVLDELTLARTDMEMQIEALKEELAYLRKNHEEEMLVLRGQTGGEVNVEMDAAPGVDLSCILNEMHYQYQQMAKKNRRDAEAWFLSRTEELNKEVASNSKLVQSSCSEVTELQRVFQGLEIELQSQLSIKASLENSLEETKGHYCMQLSQIQGLIGSVEEQLAQLRCEMEQQSQEYQILLDMKTQLEQKIDTYRRLLGCEDTHLSSPHASGQSYSSREVFTSSSSSSSRQTWPILKEQGSSSFSQGQCS; encoded by the exons ATGAGCACCTGCAGCCGCCAGTTCACCTCCTCCAGCTCCATGAAGGGCTCCTGTGGCATTGGGGGCGGCTCCAGCTGCATCTCCTCCGTCCTGGCCAAAGGGTCCTGCCATGCCCCCAGCACCT GGGGAGGCCTGTCTGTCTCCTCCTCTTGCCTCTCCTCTGGGGGAGCCTGTGGGCTGGGAGGTGGCTATGGCGGTGGCttcggcagcagcagcagctttggTAGTGGCTTTGGGGGAGGATATGGTGGTGGCCTTGGTGCTGGCTTCGGTGGTGGCTTTGCTGGTGGTGACGGGCTTCTGGTGGGCAGTGAGAAGGTGACCATGCAGAACCTCAACGACTGCCTGGCCTCCTACCTGGACGAGGTGCGTGCTCTGGAGGAGGCCAACGCTGACCTGGAAGTGAAGATCCGTGACTGGTACCAGAGGCAGCAGCCCAGTGAGATCAAAGACTACAGTCCCTACTTCAAGACCATCGAGGACCTGAGGAACACG ATCATTGCGGCCACCATTGAGAATGTGCAGCCCATTTTGCAGATTGACAATGTCAGGCTGGCAGCTGGTGACTTCAGGACCAA GTACGAGCACGAACTGGCCCTGCGGCAGACTGTGGAGGCTGACGTCAATGGCCTGTGTCGGGTGTTGGACGAGCTGACCCTGGCCAGGACTGACATGGAGATGCAGATTGAAGCCCTGAAGGAGGAGCTGGCCTACCTGAGGAAGAACCATGAGGAG GAGATGCTTGTTCTGCGAGGTCAGACCGGTGGAGAAGTGAACGTGGAGATGGATGCCGCACCTGGCGTGGACCTGAGCTGCATCCTGAATGAGATGCACTACCAGTACCAGCAGATGGCAAAGAAGAACCGCAGAGACGCTGAGGCCTGGTTCCTGAGCAGG ACCGAGGAGCTGAACAAAGAAGTGGCCTCCAACAGCAAACTGGTACAGAGCAGCTGCAGTGAGGTGACGGAGCTCCAGAGGGTGTTCCAGGGCCTGGAGATTgagctgcagtcccagctcaGCATA AAAGCATCCCTGGAGAACAGCCTGGAGGAGACCAAAGGCCACTACTGCATGCAGCTGTCCCAGATCCAGGGACTGATTGGCAGCGTGGAGGAGCAGCTGGCCCAGCTACGCTGTGAGATggagcagcagagccaggagtACCAGATCTTGCTGGACATGAAGACACAGCTGGAGCAGAAGATCGACACCTACCGCCGCCTGCTGGGGTGCGAGGACACCCA CCTTTCCTCCCCACACGCATCTGGCCAATCCTATTCTTCCCGAGAGG TCTTCACCTCCTCTTCGTCCTCTTCAAGCCGTCAGACCTGGCCCATCCTCAAGGAGCAGGGTTCATCCAGCTTCAGCCAGGGCCAATGCTCCTAG